A section of the Thunnus albacares chromosome 6, fThuAlb1.1, whole genome shotgun sequence genome encodes:
- the LOC122983862 gene encoding serine/threonine-protein kinase pim-1-like, which yields MNKDSEKPCQSPTVRRRKINSSQTQQCPQAVKDGRTRARKRKASPDKETPKKRKRVSKAEPFNGSEEGVGVKRGKRKVEEHGEGPSQKKKKSFDPHLDDKESASTSTDNRSLLQIFWSYLSNLSVTKFFFPSSHNNGESSSSNPLEGCSTSVAPRGVKRRATADGEGPTRKKKRSLEETKEDSTSSVEARRAEFEAKYEEGNQLGEGGCGSVFAGYRKADNLPVAIKHIQNDKVYCKEVDKNGKKLSVEVAVMLKLGMTGSAASLLDWYDLDKELILVLERPVPSVDLFDYNEANGGCLKEEEAKIILKQLLDATIELQDKNIFHRDIKTENILIETGADVPRVRLIDFGLSCFFKRRSTCRIFYGTSCFAPPEWYSRHAYSAGPTTVWQLGIVLHEILHRESFRTREFKDNRPKISNKLSNECQDFLQKCLNKVPERRPTLDQLQHHPWLR from the exons ATGAACAAAGACTCTGAAAAACCTTGTCAATCTCCAACTGTTAGGAGAAGAA AGATTAATAGCAGCCAGACACAACAATGTCCACAGGCTGTAAAGGATGGCAGGACCAGGGCCAGGAAAAGAAAGGCCAGTCCTGACAAGGAGACCCccaagaagaggaaaagggtcTCTAAAGCCGAACCTTTTAACGGCTCAGAAGAAGGTGTCGGTGTgaaaagagggaagaggaaagtCGAGGAACATGGAGAGGGAccatcacagaagaagaagaaaagcttcGACCCTCACCTGGATGACAAGGAGTCCGCGTCCACCTCAACGGACAATCGAAGCTTATTGCAGATATTTTGGTCTTATTTGTCCAATTTATCTGTCACTAAGTTTTTTTTCCCGTCATCCCACAACAATGGAG agagcagcagcagcaacccaTTAGAGGGGTGCAGTACATCTGTGGCCCCGAGAGGCGTTAAGAGGAGAGCCACTGCTGATGGAGAAGGACCaaccaggaagaagaagaggagcttGGAAGAGACCAAGGAGGACTCCACCTCCTCAGTAGAGGCCCGCAGAG CTGAGTTTGAGGCCAAATATGAAGAGGGGAACCAGCTTGGTGAAGGAGGATGTGGATCTGTGTTTGCCGGCTACCGCAAAGCAGATAATTTACCA GTAGCCATTAAACACATCCAAAACGACAAAGTGTACTGCAAAGAAGTG GATAAGAATGGGAAAAAGCTCTCTGTGGAGGTCGCCGTGATGTTAAAACTCGGTATGACTGGATCAGCTGCGTCCCTGCTGGACTGGTACGATCTGGACAAGGAGCTCATATTGGTCCTGGAGAGACCAGTCCCCTCTGTAGACCTCTTCGACTACAATGAGGCCAACGGAGGATGCTtaaaagaggaggaggccaaG ATCATATTGAAACAGCTGCTGGACGCTACAATAGAACTTCaggataaaaacatctttcaccGAGACATCAAGACGGAAAATATCCTGATCGAGACCGGCGCTGACGTCCCACGTGTCCGTCTCATTGACTTTGGCTTGAGCTGCTTCTTTAAGAGAAGATCGACGTGCCGCATCTTTTACG GTACCTCATGTTTCGCCCCCCCGGAGTGGTACAGTCGTCATGCCTACAGTGCCGGCCCCACTACAGTTTGGCAGCTGGGAATAGTCCTGCATGAAATACTGCACAGGGAATCATTTAGGACCAGAGAGTTCAAGGACAACAGGCCAAAAATCAGCAACAAGCTGTCCAACG aATGCCAGGATTTCTTGCAGAAATGTCTGAACAAAGTTCCCGAGCGGCGACCCACACTTGACCAACTACAGCACCACCCATGGCTCAGATAA